TGTCTTTGCTAAACTCTTTGATTGCACTATCACTGCCAAGGTCTGAATAAACTTTTCTGCTATCAGGAGTAATTGTTTGGAACATTTCAACAACCCCCCCCTCATTTACATCAGCACCATCATTACTGCTTGACCATATTGTAGTAACATTTTCCTCAATATTACCCGCATCATTTAATGCTGGTTTATCATCTTTCCCAACTAAGCCGCTACCTGAGATTTTTAGCTTTTTAATGTTTCCTGCCCACCTAGGTCTGCGTTCTGGTAAAAACATCGCATAATACACAGAATCAAGTGTTTGCGTGCGATCAAAGTTGTTTGAAGCCACCGCAGGCGCAGTAAAGGTTGCATTTACGCTGAGAGCATTCCGAAGTGCTTCGGATAGCTGCAAAGACAAAGCGCTCGGGTTATCAACATCATAAAAGTTGCCACCACCAGCTTCAGCAGCAGCATCCAGTAACTTCTTCGCGTCGTCAGCAATTAATTCATCGTTGGTTGGGTTATCGGGATCAGCAAAATCCTGTAAGGCAAATCCTATGGTATTCAAAGTAATATTTTGCTTACCTGAAACATTAGCGTTGATATCTTGGTTGTGGAGAATGTCCGCTAACGCGACCAAGTAGTTGTCTTCACTGATCAATGAGCCACTGGAATTTTCTCTACGAACCTGACGAACTAAATCAGCGTTGTAACCAGTCATCAGCGCTATTTCGTCGTTTGCGGCACGATCACGAGTAGGCGCTCCATCGGTTATCATGATGACATGAACATTATCACCACAGAAAGTACTACCAAATGGCGACTTATAAACCGTGTTGGTCTCGATACTTAAATCTCTGGGTGGAGTATTAGCAATATAATTGCCACGATCAGAGTCTTTATCTCCGTAATATACCGATAGACCACCAAAATAACGGCTGGCCTCGAATAAAGTTTCGCACAGTGGAGTATTAGTTTCACCATCTACATCAGATTCAAGAATTTCTAACAACCTAGCTCTAGTGACAACATTCATCTCTTGGATGCCCATCACTATGCGGCCACCATCCCGTACATTTTCACCTGCATGATTTAGGTTAAAAATCTGTAAACCAAAGTCAACGTTATAAAAAGACTCGACAACATTCACTACAGCACGTTTGGCTGCTTCCAATTTGGAAACAGTTTCAGTTTCGTTGCTATTAGCTAATGCGTAACGTAAATAGTTATCAGTAAATAGTGTAACTACCTCACCCTTATCCGCAGTACTTAGTGCATTGTCAATATTTGATGTGTATTGCTGTGGATTATCTTTATTACCCAAACCATCTGCTGGATACCCTGGAGCTAAATCTTTTCCGTCCAAGTTACCGTAAGGATTGCCATAAACACCACTGCTGCCATGGTTAATATTGCGTTCAGTGGTACCATTAAGTCGATCAAACTCAATATCTTCTAAGCAATCAACTACTGCTAAATTAGCACCAGTATTGTCGGGTATTTCTTCCCATGTTCCAGAGCTGCCTTTAAACGTATACTCGCGTAGATGAACGTTGACAAAGCCCTTTTCTTTTAGGATGTCATGTGCAAAGTCGCAACTGAGAATTGAAGCAAAAAATCGGCGTTGTTCAGTAGCACTATCAGGCGTTGGCAGAGGGCTATCGCCAACTCCACTGCCTTTAGAAAAATAAATATATTCTTCAGAGAGTTTAGTTAAGCCATCTAAAGCGTTGTAACCTCTATCTGGGTCGTAAGGAGCATTAATGGTCACTTCTCGGTTCATACTACCGGAATTATCAAAGATAATTAACACCTTAGGTGTAATACCTACCGTAGTAGATTCATTTCCAAGGTATAATTCAATATCTTCCGAGTATGCTACCCAAGGCAGTAAACAGCTTAGGAAAAAAAATACGTATTTCATCACTAATTCCCTACATTTAATAATTGCTGAGCAATATTAGCGTTGGCGCGAACTTCGCTCGTTTTATTTCGTCCATACTCATTGCTTACAGCAATACTAACGACATTGCATTTCAACAATTGATTGGAAGAAGATAACGTTGTGTGTGGGCAGTCAGTCGGCTCATTGGTGTCAAGCTCATTATCAATCACAACGCTTTTAACAGATACACTTGTTATCGTATTAACGTTTTTTGGAAAGTCCTTTCCTGCAAACAAATTGACATTGCCCCTAATTTGATCGGCAACGGTTTCGTCTAAAGCGCTAACCGTGGCCTGAATTGCAATCAACTTTTCTTCACTAGCACCCGACATTTTTATATCCGAAGATGCGTTTAACATAAGCACAGACGCGACTGCAGTTAAGGCCACTAAAAAAACGATCGATGTAATTAATACAAAACCGCTCTGGGCTGATGTTTTAAAACTTACCATACTCTTACGTCACCATTGTGTAATGTAACTGTTGAGCTAAAAAGCATTCTTCTGTAATTGTCACCAGACGCATTAAAGCTAATGTCACCAAGCTGATAAATAGTGTCATTAGTATAGTTGGGGTCTAACTCTATATCACGCACTAACACATAAAGCTTGACGGCTCGAATTTTAGCGTTTGTAGCACCATCCCAAATTGCATCTGTAACATTATCTGCAGAAACAAAAGAGTCGACATTACCATTACCGTCACTATCAACACCGTATAAAAATCTGATCATTTCTACACCGTCGATTAAAGGTTGATTCCACATACTATTGACTAAACTAATCAGATTTAAAGTAGGAACAACACTAGAGCTACCAGCTAAAGTATCTTCTGAAATGTAGTAAATATGATGCTGATATTCCCATGTCTGGCTATTATTGATAACAGGAGAGGGATTCTCACCATCAAATATCTGGCCTGCATTCATATTAGTGATCAAGTAATATCGGTCATCGTTGAGCGCGCCATTTGCAGGCAACGCCACGGCACGCTTTAGCTGCAAAATATCTGAGCCTTGTTTGGCATCATTGATGCATCCCATCATTGCTGAATTCATGGGTGTAGCTCCCCAAATCGCTCGAAATGTACCAATGTTTCCTGGAAATGTCCCATTATTAATTCCACCACCTCGGCACTCATTATCTGGCGCTCCTGGCACGGCGAGTAAATTGCTATTGCTTAGTGGCATTGCAAGCTCTCCCCAGAACCCCTGACGCATTAGATCATCAGTTAGTAAGCTAATGGTAATTCGGCCTGTTTCTTGCATGGCACCATACCGAGTGGTGGTATCAGATGTTGAATACATACCAACAAAGATACTCATTACTCCAGAAAAGAGCACTAAACCTAACACTAACGAAATGAGTATTTCTAATATTGTAAAACCACGCTGATACTTCATTTGCTACTCATTAAAACAAAAATGCTGTTAATACAATTCTGCGACGTGTGTCAGCCGAAGATCCACAATTACCACCACCAGCTCCCTTCACTTCGCTTCGTCCTGACCAACTAACAACAACGGTAACTAATTGTGCATTACGAGCAATGCAACCTCTCGCATCAATTAAGCCGCCAGTATTGCTGTTGCTTAACCTTGAGTTTGCTCCCCGCAGTGCATTTGTCCATTCATAAAGATCATTGGTTTTAATTTCTTGCGGTGTGCATGGGGAAGCCACGTTATTACAAAAGTTATCGGGCAAGGAGGCAGCATTCTCACCATAGGTACCTACATAACTTTGTAATACTGCTTCACTTACATCATTACTGCGGATACGCTCGATAATATCTTGTGCCATAGCTGATGCCAGCGAACGCTGCATGGCATCAAAGCTTCCTTTCTTGGCTGTTGTTTGCATAGCCACAGCACCTAAAATTCCAGTCGCTAAGACAAACAATGCCACGAGAACTTCTATCAGCGTCATTCCACGCGAATGGGAGTTATGCATAAATCCACCTCGCCTTTGGTTCAAGTGGTAAATGTTGAGTTAAAAAAGTAGAAAGGGAAACGAAGAAATTTCTTCGCAAAAAAATAGAGGGGCGATTTATTGAATCAATAAATACCCAAGATTGGCCAACATATGTGTTAAGTATCGCCATATTTAGAGGCATTAACCCATACCTATATCCATATAATGGGTAGCTGTGACTTATATAGTCACTACACAGTTACTACCCACGGTTGCGTTTAAAGTTATCGCAAATCCGAAACTGTGATCGAATTCTCCTGTTAGTGATTAGCTTTGTAGCTGACTAAAATGCTGATTAACTTTTATCCACCCCGAAGATTAACGCAATTCTACAGGTACAGCAAATACTATGTTTTCTTCACGGCCTGGGTGTTCGATAACTTCATGACCCCCATAGGATTTTAGTTGCTCGATTACTTGCTTTACCAATACTTCTGGCGCTGACGCCCCTGCTGTAACCCCTACTTTTAGTATGTCTTTTAGCCAGGCTTCATCGATATTGTTAGCTGTATCGATTAGATAAGAAGTCGTGCCAATTTTTTCGGCCAATTCACGTAAGCGATTTGAGTTTGAGCTGTTTTTAGCACCTACCACTAACAACAAATCCACTTGTTCTGCAATTGATCTTACAGCATCTTGGCGATTTTGTGTGGCATAACAAATGTCGTCTTTGCGAGGTCCTTCAATTGCAGGGAACTTGGTTTTCAACGCATCAATCACATCACTTGTATCGTCTACTGATAGAGTGGTTTGGCTACAGTAGTGCAATGCATCAGGATTTTTAACAGTAAGGGCTGCTACATCTTCTGGTGACTCAACTAAGTAAATACCACCTTCTGCGCTGTCATACTGTCCCATTGTGCCTTCCACTTCAGGGTGGCCGGCATGGCCAATAAGCACACACTCGACCCCTTTACGACTGGCACGAGAGACTTCCATATGCACTTTAGTCACTAACGGGCAAGTGGCATCAAATACCTTTAATCCGCGCTTTTTAGCTTCGTTGCGAACGGCTTTTGAGACACCGTGTGCGCTAAAAATAACGGTTGCATCGTCAGGTACTTCATGGAGTTCGTCGACAAAAACAGCACCTCGATCTTTTAAGCCATTGACAACAAATTTGTTATGAACAACTTCGTGACGCACGTAAATTGGTGCATCAAATAAATCTAAAGCGCGGTCAACGATGCTGATAGCACGATCTACACCTGCACAGAAGCCACGCGGATTTGCTAAGATAATTTCCATCAAAATGCCTACTTAATTTCTACCACGTCAATAACGAAAGTAACGTCTTGCCCAGCCAAAGGGTGATTAAAATCAACAGTAACAGACGCACCAGATACTTCAGTAACCATACCAGGTACTTCCCCGCCAGGCGTTGTAAAGGTAATTATGCTACCCACTTTGGCCGGTGTGTCTGCGTCAAACTTATTGATATCTACATAATGTACATTGTCTGGGTTCTTTTCGCCAAATGCATCTTTGGCAGCAAGAGTGAACTCTTTCGTTTCACCTTCACTCATGCCTAACAATTGGGCTTCAAACGCTGGCGAGATACTTTGATCGCCCATATTGATAATGGCAGGTTTGTTATTCACTTTAGTGCTATCTGCGGCAGAGCCATCTGATAACTTCATGGTGATGTGGGCAACTAGGCTTGAGTCTGCGGTAATTTGTGTCATTTGTTACTTCTTAAATTAGGTACTTCTTAAATTAGTTACTACTTATTACTTTCTTTGCCAGCTTATTGCTCGCCGCCGTCTTCTCTATCGTGCTGACCAAAGAAAGAGTCATAAATCATTAGGGCTGCGCCAACGAAGATCACCGAATCGGCAACATTAAATGCAGGCCAGTGAGACTTTCCTACGTAAAAGTCGAGAAAATCGATGACATAGCCAAACAACACGCGGTCAATTAAGTTGCCAAGTGCGCCACTTAGCATTAACGCAAAACCAACCCCTAGAATACGGTTTGACGATGGTGTTTTAGATAGCCAATAGATGAATAAACCACTTGCCAAAGCGGCTATTGTGGTGAAAAACCAGCGCTGCCAGCCTCCTTGATCAGCTAAGAAGCTAAAAGCAGCACCTTCGTTATGTACATAGGTCAAATTAAAATATGGCATAACAGCAACACTTTCGTACAAATCAAAAGTGCCTGCGACCCAGTGTTTTGTCACTTGATCGACAATGAGAAACAGGACAGTAAGCCACAGCCATTTTAGCCCAGTTGAAGAAAAAGGTGATGATGAAGAAAAGCTCACGTCAGAATTCCTTTAACGAATAAATCTATCGGTAGAAGAAAATAAACCGCTGAAATTCAGCGGTTTATTTTGGAAGTGTCAGTTATGCGAACTGTCGCTGCTCACCGTCGCCATCAACGTTAGTTACACAACGTCCACATAGCTCAGGGTGGGCTTCAACCGCGCCGACATCGTCAGTAAAGTGCCAACAACGATCACACTTAGTACCTGCTGATTGCGCAACCGCAACTGATAAACCTTCAAGCTCAGTTGCTACGGCTTCGCTAGGCGCTGCGTCAGTTGAAATCGCCGCGCCTGACGTGATCAGTACAAAGCGTAGCTCGTCACCTAATTTCGCAAGTTTATCTGCAAGCTCAGCTTGCGCATACAAAGTAACTTCAGCTTCAAGCGCTTTTCCTACTTTCTTATCTTTACGAGCAGATTCTAGCGCTTTGTTAACTTCAGCACGTACTAATAAAATGTCGTTCCAGTAATCGTCACTCAGCTCGCCATCGTTGGTAATACCAGCAATGTCTTCAAACCATACATTAGTGAACACAAACTCATCACGCTCGCCAGCAGCCGGAGCAGGCAATGCTTGCCAGATCTCTTGTGCAGTGAATGACAAGACTGGTGCCATCCAACGAGTCATCGCTTCCGCAATTAAGTACATTGCGGTTTGACATGAACGACGCGCATGGCTGTCAGATTTAGCTGTGTATTGACGATCTTTAATGATGTCTAAGTAGAAGCCACCAAGCTCCGTTGTACAGAAGTTCATTAGCTTGTGCACCACTTGGTGGAACTCGTATTCATCGTAAGCATTAACGATTTCTGCTTGCAGCGCAGCAGCTTTGGCTACCACCCAACGATCCAACGCCACCATATCTTCAACGGCAACTGAATGCTGAGCTGGCTCGAAACCGTTAATGTTAGCTAACAAGAAGCGTGAAGTGTTACGAATACGACGATAAGCATCTGCTTGACGCTTAAAGATTTCATCGGAAACGGTAATTTCTTGCGTGTAGTTAACCGAAGCAACCCACAAGCGAAGAATGTCTGCTCCTAGCTTATTGGTAATCTCTGATGGCGTGATCACATTGCCTAATGACTTGGACATTTTCTTACCGTCAGCATCAACGGTAAAACCATGGGTTAATACCGTCTTGTATGGCGCACTGCCATTAATCGCCATCGCTGTTTTTAATGAAGACTGGAACCAACCGCGGTGCTGATCAGAGCCTTCCAAGTATAAATCTGCTGGATAACCTAACTCTTCGCGTTGTGCCATAACAGAGTAATGGGTAACGCCAGAATCAAACCAAACGTCTAGCGTGTCAGTTACTTTGCTATAAGCATCAGCGTCATCGCCTAATAAATCACTTACTTCTAGGTCGAACCATGCGTCCATACCTTGCTTTTCAACAAGCTTAGCCACTTCTTCAATCAAACGTGGCGTGTCTGGGTGCAAGGCTTGTGTTTCTTTGTGAACAAACAAGGCTATTGGTACGCCCCAAGTACGCTGGCGAGAGATACACCAATCAGGGCTCGACTCTAACATTGAATCAATGCGCGCACGGCCCCAGTCAGGAATCCACTGCACACCTTCAACAGCACCTTGAACTTCTTCGCGAAGACTATTCTTAGTCATGCTCACAAACCATTGAGGCGTCGCACGGAAAATTAATGGTGTTTTCGTTCTCCAGCAGTGCGGATAGCTGTGAGTAAATTTGTCTTTAACAAGTAAGTTGCCATGCTCAGCAACGACATCAATCACTTTCTCATCGACTTTGTAGACGTGCTCACCCGCGAACAACTCGACATTACTGCGGTAAATTCCGTTATCGTCTAAGTAGTTTAACGTTTCGATGTTGTATAGTTTGCCAACATTGAAATCTTCTACACCGTGATCTGGTGCGGTATGAACACAGCCCGTACCCGCATCGGTTGTAACGTGATCGCCTAAAATAACAGGTACTTTGCGCTCATAGAAAGGATGATTAACTTGCAAGTGTTCAAGTGCAGCACCGTTGACGCGACCAACAATGGCGAAGTCTTCCACGCCTGCGCGTTCCATCACACTTTCATGCAATGCTTCAGCAACTAACAAGCGTTCCTCGCCTGCTTGTACAATAACGTAATCTAACTCGGCATTAACGCTAACTGCTTGGCTAGACGGCAGTGTCCACGGCGTTGTTGTCCAAATAACAACAGAAATTTTGCCGCTACCTGATAAGTCTGACACAAGCTCTGCTAGCACAGATTCATCAACAACCGGATATTTTACATCGATAGAGAAAGAAACTTTGTCGGCGTATTCAACTTCCGCTTCTGCAAGCGCAGAACCGCCAACAACACTCCAATAAACTGGTTTAAAGCCCTGTTGTAAGTGACCATTTTCCGTGATTTTACCGAGCGCGCGAATAATGTTGGCTTCAGTTTCAAAATCCATTGTTAAGTACGGATTTTCCCAGTCACCAAACACACCTAAGCGCTTGAAGCTCTCACGCTGGCCATCGACTTGCTTTGCCGCGTACTCACGACACTTCTTACGAAACTCTGTAGCTGATAGTTTGTGGCCTGGTTTGCCAAATTTTTTCTCTACCACTAACTCAATCGGTAAACCGTGGCAATCCCAGCCAGGTACGTACGGCGAATCGAAGTCAGATAAGGTTTTTGCCTTAACAATAATATCTTTAAGAATTTTGTTTACCGAGTGACCTAAGTGAATGTCACCATTGGCGTATGGAGGGCCGTCATGCAAAATAAATGACTTCTTACCTTTTTTCGCCGCTCTAATTTTGCTGTAAAGGCCCTTGTCAGCCCATTCTTTCAGCATTTGTGGTTCACGATTTGCCATGTTGCCGCGCATTGGGAAACTGGTATCTGGCAAATTCAAGGTATGTTTGTAATCACTCATTTATGTCGATATCCGTTAATTCAAATCTGGTCAATCTAACGATTCTATTCAATTCGCTTAGTCTAATTTTACCCTAACTCAATGATTCGTTAGTTTTTTGGACTAAGGCTCGCTAATTTAAGTTTATGTAACTTAAGCCATCTTGGCTTGATATTCAGTTACATAGTGACGCGCCTGTTGGCTGTCTTTGTTAATCTGTTCGGTTAGCTCTTGCAAAGAGTTAAACTTACGTTCTGCGCGCAGTTTATCTAGTAAAACAACTTCTAATATCTGACCGTACACATCTTGGTTAAAATCGAAAATATGCACTTCAAGTTGTTGTCTAATGCCTGCCACTGTAGGTCTTGAACCAATATTGGCAACACCAAAATATGTCCCGGCTTTGCTATTCACTTGCACCGCATAGACACCAGATACTGGCGATACACGGCGTTTAAGCTTGATATTAGCCGTCGGGAAGCCTAACTCTCGACCACGTTTGTCACCGTGGAAAACACGACCATGAATCGAGTAAGGTCTGCCCAGCATGCCTTGCGCGTCAGCTAGTCTGTCTTGCTCTAAGGCTTGACGGATCTCGGTACTACTAATGCGGCAATCATCTAATTTAAAGCTCGCGGTATCCGAAACACCAAAGCCAAATTGCCCGCCCGCTTGGCTCAGCATTTTAAAGTCGCCAGTGCGATTCTTACCAAAGCGAAAATCATCGCCAATGATCAAATGCTTAATACCAAGCTGTTTAACCAACAATTGCTCGATAAAGTACTCGGCCGTTTGGCTAGCAAAAGCATGATTAAAGTTCACACAAATTAAGCGCTCTACCCCAAGCTCTGCCAGCAAGGCATATTTATCTCGTAAGCGAGTTAATCGAGCTGGCGCCGTTACAGGGCTAAACAACTCTTGCGGCTGCGGCTCAAATACCATCACAGCAGGCACACAATTCAGTGCTTTTGCCTGCTCTATCAATGCGGTAACAACGCGCCGGTGCCCTAAGTGAACGCCATCGAAATTACCTATGGTCAATACACAGCCGTGATCAGCTGGTTTTATGTTATGAATTCCGCGAATTAACTGCATTGAGCGATTCAATCTTGTCTGTTTAATCTTTTGGCCTAGCTTAGCTGATGTGTTTTTAGGCATTCATCAGTTATCAGCAAGTTAGCCTATCTAACCTAAAAAACCGACGAATTATATATTAGTCTCAGTAAAGAATCAGCATTTAACGAGCAGAAATCGGGCTATTTTTATCAACCTTAAAATCACTGAGTTTTACTCGCATTAGCCATAGCAAAGCAAAGTAAACAATAACGCCGGCAACAATCAAACCACTGATATGTACTAACTGCTGTGAAAATACCATTGCAAACCACTCATTTTCGCTTGGCTGAAAATAGATAATAGCGCTAGCCATTAGCGCAGAGGCGACAACTAACTTCGCAAAAAACCACTTGGTTTTATTGGGGATGGTGAACACACTACTGTTTTTCAACCCACGATAAAGCAGGAAGGCATTTAAAGTTGCCGATAAGGTAGTTGCCATTGCCAAACCAACATAGCCATAAAACGGCGCTAACATTAAATTAAAAGCCATGTTTGCCACCATGGCAATTATGCCTATTTTAACCGGAGTTTTGGTATCTTGACGTGAGTAGAACCCTGGGGCGAGCACTTTAATAAACATAAAACTTACTAAGCCAGAAAGATACGCATAAAGGGCGTAAGACACTTGCTGCACATCGCTTTGACTGAATTCACCGCGCATAAACAATAGCATGATGATAGGCTGAGCAAGCACCATTAACCCAGCTAACGCTGGCATTCCCATCAAGCAAACAACCCGCAAGCCCCAATCAATGGTAGAAGAAAATTCTGTTTTATTTTCTCTAGCGTGCAGCCCAGAAAGGCTCGGTAAAATTACCGTGGCAATACCGATACCAAATAAACCAAGGGGAAACTCCAGTAAACGATCTGCATAGTACAACCAACTAATCGAACCCGTGACCAAGAAACTGGCAATTAAGGTATCTAACAGCAGGTTAATTTGGGTAACAGAAACACCAAACAAAGCAGGCACAATTAGCTTGCGAATTTTTGCCACTCCAGGTGCATGCCACGCCCACTTGGGTTTTACCAAAACACCTGCGCGATATAAAAACGGCAGTTGAAACAAGAATTGCACTAAACCACCAAAAAATACCCCCCATGCTAAGGCGTAAGCAGGCAAATCAAAGTATGGAGTCAAGAAAATAGCACTGGCAATTATACAAACATTGAGTAATACCGGTGTGAAAGCGGCAGCGGCAAACTTTCCTAAGGTATTCAATATTGCGCCAGCAAGTGCGGTTAGGCTAATAAACCACAAATACGGAAAAGTAATTTTGAGTAACGTAGAAGCCAGCTCAAACTTAGTGCCTTGCTCGCCTCCGTGCCACCAATCGAGAAACCAGCCAAAACCAAACAGCGCAACAATAACGGGCGAAGCTATCATACCGAACAGAGTTACGAGAGATATCACCACCCCTAACGTGCCAGACACCTGTGCAATCAGCTTTCTGGTTTCATCTGTGCCACTTTTTTCATCTTGTGCTTGATACTCACTGAGCACTGGCACAAAAGCCTGCGCGAACGCTCCTTCAGCAAATAAGCGTCGTAAAAAGTTGGGAATTTTATTAGCAAAGAAAAATACGTCAGCACCTGCACCTGTTCCCATGAAGTTAGCGATAACCACGTCACGCACTAATCCAAGTACACGGGAAATCATGGTCATGGCGCTAACAATAATGCCTGACTTAATTAACTTTTTACTCACTCTGTTTGCTCAATAGGGAAAATAGACAAAAGAAATATTATGACGGTAACTCAAAGCGTTAAACAAGCAGAGAATGTTCTGTTTACCGCTAGTACTGCAATTTAGTTATTTCTGGCTCGTTATGTGTAGCAGCGCTAAAAATCGCAGAAATAACGCAGCTCACTGACGCAAATGGCTATTATTAAACCAATAAATAAATGCTAGTTTGTTTAATGGGAGTTATTAATTTAGCGGTAATTAATAAATCTGGTAATATTTATCGCTAAATCAATTGACAATTCCTCAGAAAAAAGGCATATTTTGCCGCCTTAAATTTAGGCTATATTTTATCACATTTAGGAGTTCACCTTGGCTAACTCAAAGCAAGCTAAGAAACGTGCGGTACAATCTGAAAAGCGCCGTCAACACAATGCAAGCCGTCGTTCAATGATGCGTACTTTAGTTAAAAAAGTAATCGCTGCAATTGAAGCCGGTGACAAAGAATTGGCAACAAAAGAATTAGCAGCTGCGCAACCGATCTTAGATCGTTACGCAACTAAAGGTCTTATTCACAAAAACAAAGCCGCTCGTAGCAAGAGCCGTTTAAACGCTGCTATTAAAGCACTTTAATTTGTTTTTGTAGACGCTTCTTTATAAGCACTTTTAATAGTTGTTAATAAATAAGCGATGTTAAAAACCGGCACCTAAGCCGGTTTTTTTATAACTGCATTTTTATACCTACACGTTTATGCCCGCGCGCATTAAGAGCTATTGACAGCTACATAATCCGTAAAGCCTCATTTAGAATAGTTGCACCCTGCAATGTTTTTTCCTACTCTTTTTGCCGTCAATGATAATGAGAATTCCCCGTATGAATCTACATTCAACAACCAATAACAAATCAAACAAAGCTAAGCTAAGCAAACTTGCTGTTGTTGTTTTAATCGCCACATCAGCACTATCAGCTTGTAGCGACAACACAGCAAAATCTGAGCAAGCACCAACATTAGTTGAAAACCATGAAAATCGCTTAGACATCTATAAAACGGTTACGCTGAGTGCTGATTTAAATCACCTATCTGACAATCAAAAGCAAATGCTATCGCTGTTAATTGATGCATCTAAAATTATGGATGATCTATTTTGGAAACAAGCATTTAACCAAGATAAAACAGCGTTTCTGGCAAAATTAAGCGACCCGAAAGTAAAAGCTTTTGCTGAGATTAATTATGGTCCTTGGGATCGATTAGATGGTGACAAAGCGTTCTTAACCGGTTTTGATGCAAAATCTCACGGCGCACAGTTTTACCCAGCAGATATGACCAAAGCCGAGTTTGAACAAGCAAACTTCGCCGATAAGCAAGGGTTATATTCCATTGTTGAGCGTGACGCCAATGGCAAGCTTACGTCAACAGCCTATTCTGAAATCTACACTGATGAAATCAATCGCGCCGCCGCTATTCTAGAAAAAGCAGCAGGTTTTGCCGATAATCAAGAATTCGCTAACTACCTTAAGATGCGTGCTAATGCCCTTCGTGCTGACGATTACCAAGCATCAGACTTTGCCTGGATGGACATGAAAACCAACCCAATTGACGTGGTGATTGGTCCAATTGAAACTTATGAAGATCAGTTATTTGGCTACCGCGCAGCGTTTGAGTCTTATGTGTTAGTAAAAGACTTATCTTGGAGTGAGCGTTTAGCGAAATACGCCGCATTTTTACCAGAGCTGCAACGTGACTTGCCTGTGGCGAAGAAATACAAGCAAGAAACACCGGGCTCAGATGCAGACTTAAATGCCTACGATGTTATTTACTATGCGGGGCATTCAAATGCAGGTGGCAAAACAATTGCGATCAACCTACCAAATGACGAAGAAGTGCAATTAGCCAAAGGTACACGTCGCCTGCAACTAAAAAATGCCATGCGCGCCAAATTTGATGCAATTATGCTACCGATTGCCGAGCAGCTTATTGTGCCAG
This Thalassotalea euphylliae DNA region includes the following protein-coding sequences:
- a CDS encoding dipeptidyl-peptidase 3 family protein, yielding MNLHSTTNNKSNKAKLSKLAVVVLIATSALSACSDNTAKSEQAPTLVENHENRLDIYKTVTLSADLNHLSDNQKQMLSLLIDASKIMDDLFWKQAFNQDKTAFLAKLSDPKVKAFAEINYGPWDRLDGDKAFLTGFDAKSHGAQFYPADMTKAEFEQANFADKQGLYSIVERDANGKLTSTAYSEIYTDEINRAAAILEKAAGFADNQEFANYLKMRANALRADDYQASDFAWMDMKTNPIDVVIGPIETYEDQLFGYRAAFESYVLVKDLSWSERLAKYAAFLPELQRDLPVAKKYKQETPGSDADLNAYDVIYYAGHSNAGGKTIAINLPNDEEVQLAKGTRRLQLKNAMRAKFDAIMLPIAEQLIVPEQRKHVTFNGFFANTMFHEVAHGLGIKNTINDQGTVRQALREHASALEEGKADVLGLYMVKQLLAKGAITEGTLEDYYVTFMAGIFRSVRFGASSAHGKANMVRFNYFQEQGAFSRDEQGLYSVNMEKMTQAVDSLSELILTLQGNGDYAGVDQLVKEKGLIKEDLAKSLAKLEAANIPVDIVFEQGKQVLGLK
- the murJ gene encoding murein biosynthesis integral membrane protein MurJ, with translation MSKKLIKSGIIVSAMTMISRVLGLVRDVVIANFMGTGAGADVFFFANKIPNFLRRLFAEGAFAQAFVPVLSEYQAQDEKSGTDETRKLIAQVSGTLGVVISLVTLFGMIASPVIVALFGFGWFLDWWHGGEQGTKFELASTLLKITFPYLWFISLTALAGAILNTLGKFAAAAFTPVLLNVCIIASAIFLTPYFDLPAYALAWGVFFGGLVQFLFQLPFLYRAGVLVKPKWAWHAPGVAKIRKLIVPALFGVSVTQINLLLDTLIASFLVTGSISWLYYADRLLEFPLGLFGIGIATVILPSLSGLHARENKTEFSSTIDWGLRVVCLMGMPALAGLMVLAQPIIMLLFMRGEFSQSDVQQVSYALYAYLSGLVSFMFIKVLAPGFYSRQDTKTPVKIGIIAMVANMAFNLMLAPFYGYVGLAMATTLSATLNAFLLYRGLKNSSVFTIPNKTKWFFAKLVVASALMASAIIYFQPSENEWFAMVFSQQLVHISGLIVAGVIVYFALLWLMRVKLSDFKVDKNSPISAR
- the rpsT gene encoding 30S ribosomal protein S20, producing MANSKQAKKRAVQSEKRRQHNASRRSMMRTLVKKVIAAIEAGDKELATKELAAAQPILDRYATKGLIHKNKAARSKSRLNAAIKAL